The genome window GAGTCAGCCTCATAGAGAGCATGAATGAATGCCGAAAGTCCCAATTCGGCCTCCTCGTTCATTTTCTGGGGCACAATCAGACCCGTTTCGCCCATGTTGATAAAGGGATTGTAACTGTCAAAGGGGATGAACCCGATGATGGTGAATGACTTTTTGGTCGAGTACTTTGTGATGGACAGATCGGACTCGCCAAACGGAACCACCGTGCGGCCATACTGGTAGCCCTTTGCAAGCTCTTCAAAATCAACGTCTCTCTTGCCTCCTGGGGCGTCGGGATCGTTGACCTTGTAGGTGCGCATTTGCTTGACGCCGGAGAACTCGGCTCCGCCCATCTCAGAATCCCCATCTTCGTCTTTGTAGGTCTGTGATTGACTGAATCCGTTATTGTTGCTGACCACGACGGTGCTTGCTGATGGCGCAGAAGCCCGTTTGGTCTTGTAGTAACGCTCCACGTGGAAGCTGATGGCGCTTGGATATTTGTCTGGGTCTCCGAGGGTCAAAGGCCCATCATAGGCCTTGAATGGTCGTACTGGCTTGATCCGAGGTATTGACAGCTCATCCACGGCCTGTTGCATGGTGCCGAACACGCCGTCATTGCACTTTTCCACCAGTTGCTGAAATGCCTTTTCgttgtttttcttgttggTAGACTTGTCTTCTTCCTTAAAGCCGTAGTCAGCGTCGTCAAAATCGATACCACTAAAAGAATGTCAGTCTGACGCTGTCTCTTGTCGTCAGGAAACAGAAACATACATCACAATCAGTTCAACTTTCAACTCGTTGAATACCACAGCGATGTCGTCCagctcttcatcatcaatgCTCGACTCGCCATTGGTGACAAGGATTACCCTCCGCTTGATCTTGTGCTTTGGATTGTACTTCTCAAGCATCTTCAGTgccaccacaacagcagAAACCGGATCGGCACCATAGCTCCTGGACGGCTGGACCTTGGAGCGCAATTCTCTGAGCTCCGTCATGCTCATGGGGCCGATGGGCTGTAACACAGAGATGTTATCGTAGCCCTCGAGCTTATCTTTATTCGCGAGTTCGTTCTCTGTCTCGTCGGTGTTGAAGCCAACGAAACCTATGGTCCACGTCTTCCTGCTTGCCGCGACGGTATCTGAAATCTTGTCCCAAACATAGCGCATACCAAAATCGAGATCAGATTCGACGCGGCCGTTATGGCAATCGGCCATTGACTCGCCTAGGTCGACGACGTAGACTGTGGATTCCTTGTCGGCCATTCTGTGTGTTTTTGCTCATCAACTGGACTGAAAATGAAAGAATTGAGACGAATTCATCAGTTTCAATGTCAGATGTTCAAATAAATGTCCGTTGACACGATCTCCAGGCAGCATCGCCAAAGGACCCACGCGCCTTGATCTGGGTCTGGGATGGCAGCTGCTGCCTTTCCCTTTCGCGCGTGGGCACATGTCTTCGCGTCACCCAGCACTTAAACCCTCCTGCCTGCAACAAAAAGACGCTCGGGCCATGGCCCCAACCACCAGCTTCTCCACAAAGGCCAACAGCCAAGTGCACGCTTGAGCTGCACAATGATTGATTGATAAGATCATGCCCTTCACAGAGAGTCTTGACCTCAGCTGTCTGTATCTCCTTAGCATCTTCCTCCCTATCCTTACAACCAAAACCTCACAACTCTCAAAatgggcttcttctcccccgccccgTATCACATCATCAGGTaccaccactcctccccaccagTTCACCACATACATCACCCTCAActaacctccctccccctctcagctacggcttcctcctcggcacaaCCTTCTTCCACACCTTCGTAGGCGGCATCGTCTCCTTCCGcgtcctcccccgcccccagtTCTCTTCCCTCAtgtcctccctcttcccaatcTACTTCACAATCCAaaccgccctccccctcgtcctAGCAATCACCTACCCCGCCAGCCAAAACCCCTTCGGCATCACCGGCGGCATCACCGGCTTCCTTCACTCCTCCAACCGCTACTCCACCTTCGTCCCCGTCACCGCCACCTTTGTGtccgccctcgccaacctcgccttcGTCGGTCCTCTCACGACCAAGGTCATGGATGAGAGGAAGCTCCAGGGTATGTGTACTCCATGCCTACAATTACATATATCATTCGGTAATTATTAAtgccacaaaaaaaaacagaaaagaaagacgGCAAAAAATCCTGGgactcccctccccactcGCAAGAAATGCAAGCCCTCAACAAGCAATTCGGCATCCTCCACGGCGTGTCCAGCTTCCTGAACCTAGGCACCTTTATCGGAAGCCTTGTTTACGGCGTTACCCTGTCCAAGAGACTCTCTTAAAACCAATCCCCATCCTACCAGCAAGTACCTTGCCCCCCACCCGAGTTCAAAGCGCATAGTTCGTCTCAGGTCCAACGTCTCaagtcaaggtcaaggtctcttcccacacacacacacacatacacacacacgcaaAGCACAAAGTCACATGGCAGCAAGCATTACGAATGACAAATTTGGTTTATTACACCATGTTTTTTATCATGTGTTTCTGCTCTGTAGGTTGGTTATACAACATACACATTTACAGACAAAAACAAAGCCCCATCCATTTACACGCCCAAACCCAGATATCTCAAAAAAAATGACAAATTAACGCCCGCTATAGAATACCCCTTTTCTCTCAAGAGACagtgaaagaaaaaaagcaaaataCCACAAATCC of Podospora pseudopauciseta strain CBS 411.78 chromosome 7 map unlocalized CBS411.78m_7, whole genome shotgun sequence contains these proteins:
- a CDS encoding uncharacterized protein (EggNog:ENOG503P3JE; COG:S) yields the protein MGFFSPAPYHIISYGFLLGTTFFHTFVGGIVSFRVLPRPQFSSLMSSLFPIYFTIQTALPLVLAITYPASQNPFGITGGITGFLHSSNRYSTFVPVTATFVSALANLAFVGPLTTKVMDERKLQEKKDGKKSWDSPPHSQEMQALNKQFGILHGVSSFLNLGTFIGSLVYGVTLSKRLS
- the YKU80 gene encoding ATP-dependent DNA helicase yku80 (COG:L; EggNog:ENOG503NWV8; BUSCO:EOG09261ACJ); amino-acid sequence: MADKESTVYVVDLGESMADCHNGRVESDLDFGMRYVWDKISDTVAASRKTWTIGFVGFNTDETENELANKDKLEGYDNISVLQPIGPMSMTELRELRSKVQPSRSYGADPVSAVVVALKMLEKYNPKHKIKRRVILVTNGESSIDDEELDDIAVVFNELKVELIVIGIDFDDADYGFKEEDKSTNKKNNEKAFQQLVEKCNDGVFGTMQQAVDELSIPRIKPVRPFKAYDGPLTLGDPDKYPSAISFHVERYYKTKRASAPSASTVVVSNNNGFSQSQTYKDEDGDSEMGGAEFSGVKQMRTYKVNDPDAPGGKRDVDFEELAKGYQYGRTVVPFGESDLSITKYSTKKSFTIIGFIPFDSYNPFINMGETGLIVPQKMNEEAELGLSAFIHALYEADSYAVARYVQKDEAAVQILLLKPNTGLEDEFECLYDVPLPFAEDIRSYQFPPLDKVLTVSGSVLKEHRLLPNDDLKDAVSDFVDAMDLSNYDVDEDGKPVDYAPVDEVYNPIIHRMNQAIRARAVDPDSPIGQPAEILLRYSKPPKKLLDKAKHEIGNLIDAAELKKVPEKAKGRFSKKDAVKPLSGLDIDSLLGGQPKRAAISSENAIPEFKQMLAAAEDDETIEKAVKQMGEIVRKLIKDSFADVFYSRAAENLGVMREELLGFEMPMLYNKLLRALRKSLLSGELDGDRREMWYKHIVGGGLGLITKEELDVSDVTEEEAKAFAK